One window of Leucoraja erinacea ecotype New England chromosome 14, Leri_hhj_1, whole genome shotgun sequence genomic DNA carries:
- the ncbp2as2 gene encoding protein NCBP2AS2 has translation MVLRRLLLTLVNNAQLVEKLSETRPIRKAAQLTAYAIIRLQLGGQEAAERLGRTSTLSTLAQRASRLKKALMDVAVQKKQK, from the coding sequence ATGGTCCTGCGAAGGTTGCTGCTGACACTGGTCAACAAcgcgcagctggtggagaagctgtCGGAGACTCGGCCGATCCGCAAGGCGGCCCAGCTCACGGCCTACGCCATCATCCGGCTGCAGCTGGGCGGCCAGGAGGCAGCCGAGCGGCTGGGCCGCACCAGCACCCTCAGCACCCTGGCCCAGAGGGCGAGCCGCCTCAAAAAGGCACTGATGGACGTCGCCGTGCAGAAGAAACAGAAGTAA